CATTATAATTATTAAAATAAGGTGTTAATCATGTTAAAATATGAAAAAAAAGTAGAAACAAAGAGAAATGATGAAATAAAGGACTTTGGAGAATTAGAAGTTGAAATGTGTCAGGAACATCCTGAAAATCAAGTACATATTCAAAAAGCTATTGAATCATTGCCCGATAATGAAGAAATTTCGGAAATGGCGAATTATTTCACGGCTTTAAGTGAACCTAATCGTCTAAAAATACTATTTATCTTAAAAAAAGGGGAATACTGCCCTTGTGAATTATCATCAGTCTTAAAATGCACCAAATCTGCATTATCTCATCAATTACGTATATTAAGAGATAAAAATTTAATAAAAAGCAGAAAAGATGGAAAATTTGTATATTATTCGATAAAAGACTCAAAAATATGTGAAATACTTGAAAAAATTATTAAAAATAAAAAAATAAAAAAAGAAAATAAAATAGAATCAAAAATAAACGACAATAACTAAAAATAAAACCTTGAGATGAAACCATGGTATTAAAATATCACTTAAAAGGATTAAAATGTTCTGCCTGTGCGTCAAAAATAGAAACAAAAATAAAGGAATTATACCCCTCAGCCACTATGAATTTAACAACTTTCGATTTATACGTATTTGATGAAGAAATTGATACCGAAAAAGTCCAAAAAATTATAAATTCGGTAGAAAAAGGAGTAAAATTAATAAAAATAGATGAAAGTAACATTAACAATAATGAAGTTGAAACTGAAGATAACGACAAAAGAAAAATAATAGAATTAAGTTTAATGAGTGCATTATTTTTAATACTAATATTTACATACTATTCGGGATATTTAACAAACATTATGGCCATTATTGGATTTTTTATATTGTACTTAATAGCGGGTAGATTTGTAATTTCGAAAACTATAAAAAATATTACACATGGCAACGTATTTGATGAAAATTTCCTTATGACTATCGCGTCTTTAGGTGCATTTTTTATTGGAGAATACCCTGAAGGGGTTGCAGTAATGATATTATATACCATTGGCGAATATCTTCAAGAAAAAGCCCTAAATAACTCAAAAAAATCTATTAACTCACTTGTTTCTTTAAAAGTTAATTATGCCAATTTACTTGTTGATGGAGAACCTAAAAAAGTAAATCCCGATATAGTAAACGTTGGAGATACAATCCTTGTAAAAGTTGGTGAAAAGGTACCACTCGATGGGGTAGTTGTAAAAGGCAATTCAAATATAGATACATCCGCAATAACTGGTGAAAGCTTCCCTAAGAAGGTTTCTATCGATGATACAATATATTCGGGCTCAATAAATCTAGCAAAACCATTGATACTAAAGGTTACAACAGATTATAGTCATTCTATGATTTCAAAAATTAGGGATTTAATAGAAATTGCAAATATTAGGAAATCAAAATCTGAAAAATTTATAACAACATTTGCAAAGTATTATACTCCTTTCGTAGTGGGACTATCCTTATTAATTGCAATAGTACCAATAATATTATATGAGGACTACTCTTGGATAAATAAAGCTTTAATACTTCTTGTAATATCCTGCCCTTGTGCTTTGGTACTTTCGGTTCCTTTGAGTTACTTTTCAAGTATTGGAAGACTTGCAAAAGAAGGGATTCTTGTAAAAGGTTCAAATTATGTGGATGAATTAACAAAAGTAGATACTTTTGCATACGATAAAACAGGTACCTTAACATACGGTAAATTTGAAGTATCAAAATTTTCGAGTAATGGAATTTTAAAAGAACAAGACATTTTAAAATTAAATTATTTATCAAATTTAGCTGAAAAAAATTCAAATCATCCCTTAGCCCTAGCAATTTGCAAATATTATGAAAATAACATATTTAATAAAAATAAACAGGACAATTTACCGAATGATATATATATTAAACTACTCAGTAAAAAAATAAAAGTAGAATCTACTGAAGAAATTTCTGGAAAAGGAATGATTTTAAAATTTAGATATATGAATTCAGAGCAAACTGAGGAAAATATTTTCTTGATAGGTAATGAAAAACTATTAAATATGTACAATATAGAAATTAATGACTCAAAAATAAATAATAATATTACAAATGTATTTATAGGGCTAAATGATGAATATATGGGTCATTATAGCTTAGAAGATAGGTTAAAAGAGGAATCTCCTGAAACAATTTCTAAATTATCCAGTATGGGTTTTAAAAATTTATTATTAACTGGTGACACTCAAAAAGTAGCTAAAAACGTCGCTAAACGTTTAAATATGGATGGATATTATTATGAATTATTACCTGAAGATAAATTAAATATTATTGAACAAATGTCCTCAAATAATAAAATAGCATTTATAGGCGATGGTGTTAACGATGCTCCCGTTATTAGAAGAGCAAATGTTGGAATATCGATGGGTAATCTAGGTAGTGATGTAGCGGTGGAAGCATCCGACGTAATAATTATTAATGATGATATAGCTAGTATAGTAAAAGGCGTTAAAATATCAAAATTCACGAAAAAAATAGTATATCAAAACATAATTCTGTCATTAGGTATCAAAATACTATTCATAACTTTGGGTGTTTTAGGCAGTATTTCATTGTGGGAAGCAGTTTTTGCAGATGTGGGTGTAACAATACTTGCAATATTAAATTCTTTAAGAATAATTCGCAAAAATTACAACGATTAAATAATTATTAAAATGCCAATATAGGGCAACCCTACTTTTTTATTTTTAAATTTTTATTTTATTATATTTTATTATATTTTATTATATTTTATTATATTTTATTTTTAAATCTATTATCGCTTGGAGAGGACTATGCAATGTTTAAATACGTTGTAATACTATTATATTTTGGTAATATTTTTTAATTAATTTGGAATATTTTAAGGACTATGGTGGAAATATGAAATTATTATTTGCTACAGGAAACATGAATAAAGTTAACGAAGCTAAACTAATTCTAAAAAATTCAAAATATGAAATAGAACAGTTGAAGATACCATATCCTGAATTACAAGGTAATCTTGAAGAAGTAGCTGAATATGGTGCTAAATACGTTTATGATAAATATACGTTAAATAAAAAGATATCTAAAGATGGTTCGGGCATAATTGTAGAAGATAGTGGACTATTTATAGAATCATTACGAGAATTCCCTGGAACATACTCTAAATTTGTTCAAATGACTCTTGGAAATGAAGGTATTTTAAAATTACTTGGCACATGTACGAAAAGAAACGCATACTTTAAAACAGTTATTGGATACTATAATGGCAAAGAACTTAAAACATTTGCAGGAACGGTTGAAGGCAAGATATCCTATAAAATAAGGTCAAATGGATATGGTTTTGCTTATGATAGTATATTCATACCTAAAAATCATGAAAAAACATTTGCAGAAATGTTGCCTGAAGAAAAAAGCGATATTTCACATCGAAAAAATGCTTTTGTTAACTTTAAGAATTATATTGATTCTTTAAATTTAGAATAACTTCAAAAATTCATTAAAAGTTCATAGGTATGATTTTTAGTATATATTATACATTATATAGTATTTATTATGATTATACTTAATATATTCCTTTTATTTCTATCTTCATTTAATTTAAATTTTATTTTTAATTTTTTATTAATCTATTATTAGTTTTTAATGTAATTTTATCAAATAATTATATACATATTAACTGAATAATATACCAAAGTACATATAGGTAATAAACAAAGATTTAAAATATTAAATTATTAAAATAGGTATAAAATATAAATTATTAGACTTTAAGCTAGATAAGGTGTAGAAATGGACTTATCACAAAACATGGTTTTAATAATCTTCATACTATTGTGGATATTATTACTAACTTTAGATAAATTTAAAGAAAAATACAACTTAAAAATAAACTATGAATTAAAAACGTATTTCGTATTTGGTGTTTTAAAAACCAAGATAGGATTAAAATTTATTGATAAAGTGGGAAAATACAAATTTTGGCGTTGGTTGTCTACATTATCAATACCTCTTGCAGTTTTAATAAGTATTTTCGGATTTGTAAATTACCTAATGTCTTCGCTGAGCGTAATTAATGGAAGTATTGAACGTGAAGCTGCAACGCCCGTAATTATGTTATTCGGGAATACCATACCATGGATTGCCGGAATTATCGCTCTTGGGTTAGGAATTACAATTCATGAACTAGCTCACGGTATTGTAGCTAGGTCATTCAATCAAAAAATAAAAAGTACTGGTATATTATTAGCATTAGGGATACCATTAGGTGCTTTTGTAGAATTTACGGAAGAGTATCAAAATTCTGCTAAAAGAGTGCGTGGTTCAGTAGCCGCTGCAGGACCTATATCTAATTTAATACTTGCTTTGTTATTTCTCTTTGCATTACCTTGGGGAACATCATTGGATAGTGATATTATAATATCTAATGTATTAGAAGATAGACCTGCTGAAGGGGTATTGTTTGATAATGATACAATATACTCAATCAATGGCGTCAAAATAAATTCATTGGCGGAATTCCAAAAAGAAGCAAGTAAATTAAAACCCAATACGAGCTCAAATATTGTAGTTATGAGAAACGATGAACTGCTGGATTATAATATAACGACAGATTCTGACGGAAAAATTGGAATAATGGCCATAACTTCGGGTTACGTAAATTTACTCATAAATATCATATATTGGTCATTTATGCTAAATTTATTATTGGCAATATTTAATTTATTACCTGCAATACCGTTGGATGGATACCATATCTGGATATCACTACCCGATACAATACGAGAACTAGGTAATAGTAGAATTACCGACCATATAGCTAATGGATTATCCTACGTTATAAATGATAAAGTACTACATTCAATTGGTTCATTGATTTGGCTACTTATAATTGTAGTAATAATTTATTCATTTATATAATTAAAAATAATATTTATAAATAATATTTATAATCTTTTTTTAAAATTTTTAACATTTTAATTTTATTATATTAGTTACATTACATAGTTGTTTTTAAAATTTTATCATATGATGTCAAAATAATACATAAATTTTAATTAATATAACAAAGATTATATAGTTCATATTTTATCATTAATCATGATAACCAATTTATTAATAAAATACAATAAAAGAAGAACGATATATTAATAAAAATTATTAAAAGGGATAAAATGATAACAATCGTATGTGCGGAGGGTGGTTCAACAATATATGCCTTAAAAAATGCTGTAGAAGGACTTGGACAACCTTGTGAAATATTATTACTTTCAGAAAACAACTTATTAGTAGATGATAGTTTTAAAATAGAAACGGATTTAATACACTCTAGATGTGGTATTGGAGATTATATTGATAGATTAACACTATATTCCTGGCAAGTATTAAAAAATTTAGAAGAAGAAGACTATAAATTCATAAATCCATTATCTACAATCTATAATTCATCAGATAAATTTAAAACCATTAAAATTTTAAATAAAAATGGAATAAAAGTACCAAAAACAGCTCTTATCAGAGATTATGACGATGCAGTACGATTTATAAATAAAAATAATATGGAATATCCGGTAATTTTAAAAAATTCATTCTCAAAATGTGGTATGAAAGTAGAAAAACCGCAGAATGACGAGGAATTAAATGAAATGTCAAAAAATTCAATGTGGGAAAGTAAGTTAATACAAGAATATATAGACTTTAAAGACCCCAAAACTGGATTGTACAAAGATATTAGAGTTTTAGTAGTTGACGGTCAAGTTATAGGTGGCTATAGGCGAATAAGCAACAATTATATAACAAATCTATATAAAGGTGGAGGGATTCAGGAGCTAACCATCAATTCAGAAATAGAAGAATTAGCATTAAAGTGTGCTGAAGTAATGAAAGGGGACATTATGGCAGTAGACTTATTACCTAGAGATAATGAATATAACGTTGTAGAAGTAAATACTGCACCAGGGACGAAAGGTTTTAGACAATTAGGTGTTAATGCTGATGAAATAATAGCAAAATGTTTAATTAACCGTATGAAATGTTAGTTATGCTATTTATGATAGTTATCTTTTATAAAATGGGGGCGATAAAATTTTAAATAAAACTGAAAAAAAGGAAAGTATGGAAAAAATACTCGTGGTAGATATAAATCACGGTGCTTTGGACGTTGCAGAAGAATATCTGTCATATGAAGATTATAATTATTCTAAAAACATAGTAATATGGGATATTTATGGAAAAATTAGTAAATTAGAAGAATTATCGTCCTTAAACGGAATAAACTCATTTTCCAATAAGGATAAAGAAATATATAAAAAATATAATAAATTAAAAGAATTTTATCCAGATTTAAAAATAATAACTAATTTAAAAAATAATTTTGATTATTCAAAATTTAAGGAAGTTATAGCCCCAGTACATTGTCCCATAGATGTTAAATTTAAAACTTTCCATGAAGCAGTTTCTGAAATTATAAATAAAAAATATAACGATATTAAATCTAAAATAATTACCATAACTGGAGTAAAAGGTAAAACATCTACATCTGAATTAATCAATTATATATTGTCAGATAAATACAATGTATATTTACATAATAGTAATAAAGGGTCAATAACACCTACAGAAGTTTTAAATAACTTAAATAACTTAAAAAAAGACGAAAAATTGTCAAAATATGATTATTTCATATTTGAAATATCATTAGGTCTTGTATCTTCGAAATTTGGAGTAATTACTAATATTTTAGAAGAATATAGTATAGCAAAAAATTTAAGAACTGCAAAAGTGAAATTAGATACCCTAAAATTTGTAGAAAATTGCTATATTTTAGAAGAGCTGTTTAAAACTTATAGGAACGATATTAAATCATCAGATATTAAGAATTTAAATCTAAATTTAATAGATGATAAAACACCTAATTTAAAAATTATATCAAAATATCCTTTAAAATTTGAATATATTACTTCAGAAGATGATAATCATGAAATTAATCATATTTTTGAGTTTGATAAAAAAATTTTTGGATTACACCACATTCAAAATAGTATTTTAAGCTATGAAATTTGTAAAAATATGATGAATTCAGACGATATTATTAAAAGGATTAAATCTTTTGAATTAAAAAATAGAATGGAATTAATAGCTAAAAATATATTAAAAAATACCAATCCCGGATTAAATATAAAATCCATATCTAATTCAATGCTAGATTTTATCGAAACTTTTGAAAATCCAATAATATGTATAGGTGGGGACTTTGGGTGTACTTGTGAAGAAATAAATGCAGAAAAATTGTTTGAACAGATTTTAAACTTATTTGCGGATTCTAAAGACAATATAAAATATAATAAAAACGATTCAATAATATTATATTTGTCAGGGGAATTAGGAAATCAATTATTTGACATTTGGCAAAATAAAAAGGCTGATTACGAACAGGATGGCAAACATTTGATTTTTAAAAGGATAAATGGCAAAAAAATAATTAATAAAAAGGATTTAATTGATTTAAGACTTCTAAATGATAAAAATAATTATTTAATAATATATAGAAGTTCTATAATATAATAATATAATAATATAATATAATATAATATAATAATATAATATAATATAATAATATAATATAATATAATATATTATAATAATATAATTTTAGTGCTAGTATTCAATTAATTATATTGTAATTATCTTGATATAATAGATTCGTCGACTAATTTATAATCATATCTATAAATACCACCCATTTGTACAGTTCTTTTCTTAACCATTCCTGAAAACAAAAGTTTTTGTAATTCAGAAGACAGGATAGCCTCACTTAAACCTTTATTTTTTGCATAAGCCATAAATGTAGAATAACCTTTTACAACAGGATTTTCGGCCAAAATATTTATTATAAAGTTATTGTCGAATAATTCCAATTCGTTGACTAATTCATATTCGTCAATTAGGTTGTAAATTATATTCTTTAATTCATATGGCGAATTTTTAATATTATATTTTTGAGTTTGAATACTTTCATTTGAAATTTTATTTGGCTCTGCATAAACACGTACATTCCAAGATTTTTTATATGCAACTTTTAGATTTTGAACCAATGGTGAAACTTCATCCAATCTATGTTTTTTACCATTTATCAAGACTGGAACTTTATTTTCAACAATTTTAGGGGGTTTAGGTATGTCCAAATATAGTTTAAATCCCATTTTATCATATAATAACTCTTCAAGAATTGCCAAATTAGATTCTGTCAAGTTTATTAACTTATAAATTTCTAAAGGTTTTAATTCCCGATAAGGGAACGTAGCAATATTTTTAAATAAATTCCTAGTATCCAACATCTTCATTAATTCTCTACCATAACCTTCAGATTTCCGAAGGGTAAAAACTAAATCGATATCATCCATTATCGATAAATCCTTATTTTTAATAATGCCTTCCTTTAAAATGTCCAAAGTAGCATTTTTTAACATACATTCTGCTATACGGGAGACAGGGTGCATATAAACGGTGGGGTACATTTGATATCTAGCAATAAGTAAAGATTCAATTGCTGAAACCCCTTTCTCTAAAATTCCTAGTGAATTAGAGTCTTCAAAATCCGTTATTGAGCTTATTATACGATGTATATCTATAGAACCATAAGCAACACCGGTATGATAGCTATCCCTTATTAAATAATCCATTCTATCGGAATCCATTTCTCCATGGATTAATTTACCAATTAGACCCTTGGAATTATAAGATTCGAGAACTTCTCTACTTTGATAATTTTCGAAGTTCATCTTTTTTATTTTCTGTCTTGTATAATATTCGTGGTCATAATTATTTACTTCTAAAGTGTGAGAATATGGAGGATGTCCTATATCATGTAAAAGTCCCAATATTCTAATTAAATTAATATCTAAGTTTGGATTATTCAATTTTTTGGCCATTTCTCCTGCCACGTACATCGTACCAAGAGAATGTTCGAATCGTGTATGGTTTGCACTAGGATAAACTAAGCATGTTAATCCTGTTTGTTTGATATTCCTAAGTCTCTGAAAATTTTCGGTGTCCACTATTGAAATTTCAGATTCTTTAACTTTTATATCTTTGTGGATTGGGTCCCGTATAATTTTTGATTTTTCCATAGTAATAAGTTATTTTTAAAAATATATATAGTTTTTTGATTTTTAATTTAAAACTAAGCTTATTCAAAGATTTTCAAATTAAGTAATAAGCGGAAATATCTTAAAATATAAAAAAATAGATTATAAAATAATAGAATATTGGATTCTATAGACATAAAGATATCCGAATAACAAATTTTGATAAAAAAATGACGTCATATCATAAATAAATAATTGTCAAATAAAATTTATAAATGAAAAATAAGTTATAAAAATAAATTATAAAAATAAGTCCTTGGACCATAAAATACAGAAAGCGCCCTGGCCGGGATTTGAACCCGAGTCACAGGAGTGACAGTCCTGTATGATAGGCCGAGCTACACCACCAGGGCATAATAAAAAAAGTGATCGGCAGCGTCATCTTGTTCCCACCATATGGCAGTACTTAAGAAATCGCTGGAGGGCTTAATTTCCGAGATCGGAATGGGATCGGATGGGACACCTCCGCTATGACCGCCGTATCAACAGCTAAAACGGGCCCGAAGGGATTCGAACCCTCGACCGCCTGGTTAAAAGCCAGGCGCTCTACCAGACTAAGCTACGGGCCCAAGTCTAACGAATAGTACTTATTAATTGCTTATGACATTTGTATTCTAAATAGTGCAGATTTTATATTTCAAATTAAATATAAAGCGCCCTGGCCGGGATTTGAACCCGAGTCACAGGAGTGACAGTCCTGTATGATAGGCCGAGCTACACCACCAGGGCATAATAAAAAAAGTGATCGGCAGCGTCATCTTGTTCCCACCATATGGCAGTACTTAAGAAATCGCTGGAGGGCTTAATTTCCGAGATCGGAATGGGATCGGATGGGACACCTCCGCTATGACCGCCGTATCAACAGCTAAAACGGGCCCGAAGGGATTCGAACCCTCGACCGCCTGGTTAAAAGCCAGGCGCTCTACCAGACTAAGCTACGGGCCCAAGAGTCCCGCGAGCCGGATTTGAACCAGCGACATGCGGATCTACAGTCCGCCGTTCTACCAGTCTGAACTATCGCGGGATAATTCTTGGATATGCTTCTGATACGCTATTGCTAACAGTATTCGTATGTATTAAATTAAATGGTGGGCCTGCCCAGATTCGAACTGGGGTTTCAGGATCCCAAATCCCAAAGGATGACCAGGCTACCCCACAGGCCCAAGTAAAAGTCTTAAGTCTATTGCCTAAGAACTCAAGCCCCAGGGGGGATTCGAACCCCCGACCACCTGATTACAAGTCAGGCGCTCTACCAGGCTGAGCCACTGAGGCAATCTTTTATTTTACTTGCACAATGACTAACACCATTATACTATATAAATGTTTCCATCATTTATAAAATTAAATTTATATATATTTAGATATTATTATAAACAACGATATAACATGACTTTTAATTAATTATGACTTACTAATTGTTATGATTGCATTTTGTGACAATTATAATATTCATTACTTTATTAGCTTAATTATGTTTTAAAAAATAAATTATAAAAAAATCAAAAAAGAGACTAATTAAAAAATTTAATTAATTACCCCTTTTTGCTAAAAGTTGCTCTTCAGGTATTTCTTCAATATTGATACCCACCATAGGCTCGCCTAAGTTTTTACTTACGTCTGCGATTAATTGTGGCTTATCGTAGTTGTATGTAGCTTCCACAATAGCTTTTGCTCTTTTTTCAGGGTCTCCAGATTTAAAGATACCTGAACCAACAAATACACCATCACAGCCCATTTGCATCATTAAAGCTGCGTCTGCAGGTGTGGCAATTCCCCCTGCTGCAAAGTTAACTACAGGTAATCTTTTTAATTTTGCAACTTCGTAAACTAAGTCGATAGGTACTTTCAATTCGTTTCTTGCTAATTGAACTAATTCAGCATCTAAACCCATTTCGTAGTAACCTACAACTCTAGCAATACCTTCGTTCATTGCTCGCATGTGTTTTACAGCTTCTACAACATTTCCAGTTCCTGCTTCTCCTTTTGTCCTTATCATAGCAGCTCCTTCATCAATTCTCCTAAGAGCTTCGCCTAAGTTTCTTGCACCGCATACAAAAGGTACTGTGAAAGCCTTTTTAGCGATGTGGTTTACTTCGTCTGCAGGTGTTAAAACTTCGCTTTCGTCAACCATGTCAACGCCTAAAGATTCTAAAACTTGAGCTTCTACATCGTGACCGATTCTTGCCTTTGCCATTACAGGGATTGAAACTGCATCGATTATTTCGAGTATCATTTCAGGGTCGGACATTCTTGCAACGCCACCTTGTGCCCTTATATCTGCAGGAACTCTCTCTAATGCCATAACTGCGGTAGCACCAGCTTCTTCTGCAATTTTTGCTTGTTCAACATTTGTAACATCCATTACAACGCCGTGTTTAAC
The window above is part of the Methanococcus voltae PS genome. Proteins encoded here:
- a CDS encoding HD domain-containing protein; protein product: MEKSKIIRDPIHKDIKVKESEISIVDTENFQRLRNIKQTGLTCLVYPSANHTRFEHSLGTMYVAGEMAKKLNNPNLDINLIRILGLLHDIGHPPYSHTLEVNNYDHEYYTRQKIKKMNFENYQSREVLESYNSKGLIGKLIHGEMDSDRMDYLIRDSYHTGVAYGSIDIHRIISSITDFEDSNSLGILEKGVSAIESLLIARYQMYPTVYMHPVSRIAECMLKNATLDILKEGIIKNKDLSIMDDIDLVFTLRKSEGYGRELMKMLDTRNLFKNIATFPYRELKPLEIYKLINLTESNLAILEELLYDKMGFKLYLDIPKPPKIVENKVPVLINGKKHRLDEVSPLVQNLKVAYKKSWNVRVYAEPNKISNESIQTQKYNIKNSPYELKNIIYNLIDEYELVNELELFDNNFIINILAENPVVKGYSTFMAYAKNKGLSEAILSSELQKLLFSGMVKKRTVQMGGIYRYDYKLVDESIISR
- the cofF gene encoding coenzyme gamma-F420-2:alpha-L-glutamate ligase encodes the protein MITIVCAEGGSTIYALKNAVEGLGQPCEILLLSENNLLVDDSFKIETDLIHSRCGIGDYIDRLTLYSWQVLKNLEEEDYKFINPLSTIYNSSDKFKTIKILNKNGIKVPKTALIRDYDDAVRFINKNNMEYPVILKNSFSKCGMKVEKPQNDEELNEMSKNSMWESKLIQEYIDFKDPKTGLYKDIRVLVVDGQVIGGYRRISNNYITNLYKGGGIQELTINSEIEELALKCAEVMKGDIMAVDLLPRDNEYNVVEVNTAPGTKGFRQLGVNADEIIAKCLINRMKC
- the pdxS gene encoding pyridoxal 5'-phosphate synthase lyase subunit PdxS, which encodes MSKKLVGTDVLKRGFAKMVKHGVVMDVTNVEQAKIAEEAGATAVMALERVPADIRAQGGVARMSDPEMILEIIDAVSIPVMAKARIGHDVEAQVLESLGVDMVDESEVLTPADEVNHIAKKAFTVPFVCGARNLGEALRRIDEGAAMIRTKGEAGTGNVVEAVKHMRAMNEGIARVVGYYEMGLDAELVQLARNELKVPIDLVYEVAKLKRLPVVNFAAGGIATPADAALMMQMGCDGVFVGSGIFKSGDPEKRAKAIVEATYNYDKPQLIADVSKNLGEPMVGINIEEIPEEQLLAKRGN
- a CDS encoding heavy metal translocating P-type ATPase — encoded protein: MVLKYHLKGLKCSACASKIETKIKELYPSATMNLTTFDLYVFDEEIDTEKVQKIINSVEKGVKLIKIDESNINNNEVETEDNDKRKIIELSLMSALFLILIFTYYSGYLTNIMAIIGFFILYLIAGRFVISKTIKNITHGNVFDENFLMTIASLGAFFIGEYPEGVAVMILYTIGEYLQEKALNNSKKSINSLVSLKVNYANLLVDGEPKKVNPDIVNVGDTILVKVGEKVPLDGVVVKGNSNIDTSAITGESFPKKVSIDDTIYSGSINLAKPLILKVTTDYSHSMISKIRDLIEIANIRKSKSEKFITTFAKYYTPFVVGLSLLIAIVPIILYEDYSWINKALILLVISCPCALVLSVPLSYFSSIGRLAKEGILVKGSNYVDELTKVDTFAYDKTGTLTYGKFEVSKFSSNGILKEQDILKLNYLSNLAEKNSNHPLALAICKYYENNIFNKNKQDNLPNDIYIKLLSKKIKVESTEEISGKGMILKFRYMNSEQTEENIFLIGNEKLLNMYNIEINDSKINNNITNVFIGLNDEYMGHYSLEDRLKEESPETISKLSSMGFKNLLLTGDTQKVAKNVAKRLNMDGYYYELLPEDKLNIIEQMSSNNKIAFIGDGVNDAPVIRRANVGISMGNLGSDVAVEASDVIIINDDIASIVKGVKISKFTKKIVYQNIILSLGIKILFITLGVLGSISLWEAVFADVGVTILAILNSLRIIRKNYND
- a CDS encoding site-2 protease family protein — protein: MDLSQNMVLIIFILLWILLLTLDKFKEKYNLKINYELKTYFVFGVLKTKIGLKFIDKVGKYKFWRWLSTLSIPLAVLISIFGFVNYLMSSLSVINGSIEREAATPVIMLFGNTIPWIAGIIALGLGITIHELAHGIVARSFNQKIKSTGILLALGIPLGAFVEFTEEYQNSAKRVRGSVAAAGPISNLILALLFLFALPWGTSLDSDIIISNVLEDRPAEGVLFDNDTIYSINGVKINSLAEFQKEASKLKPNTSSNIVVMRNDELLDYNITTDSDGKIGIMAITSGYVNLLINIIYWSFMLNLLLAIFNLLPAIPLDGYHIWISLPDTIRELGNSRITDHIANGLSYVINDKVLHSIGSLIWLLIIVVIIYSFI
- a CDS encoding ArsR/SmtB family transcription factor → MLKYEKKVETKRNDEIKDFGELEVEMCQEHPENQVHIQKAIESLPDNEEISEMANYFTALSEPNRLKILFILKKGEYCPCELSSVLKCTKSALSHQLRILRDKNLIKSRKDGKFVYYSIKDSKICEILEKIIKNKKIKKENKIESKINDNN
- a CDS encoding XTP/dITP diphosphatase — encoded protein: MKLLFATGNMNKVNEAKLILKNSKYEIEQLKIPYPELQGNLEEVAEYGAKYVYDKYTLNKKISKDGSGIIVEDSGLFIESLREFPGTYSKFVQMTLGNEGILKLLGTCTKRNAYFKTVIGYYNGKELKTFAGTVEGKISYKIRSNGYGFAYDSIFIPKNHEKTFAEMLPEEKSDISHRKNAFVNFKNYIDSLNLE
- the cfbE gene encoding coenzyme F430 synthase, with product MEKILVVDINHGALDVAEEYLSYEDYNYSKNIVIWDIYGKISKLEELSSLNGINSFSNKDKEIYKKYNKLKEFYPDLKIITNLKNNFDYSKFKEVIAPVHCPIDVKFKTFHEAVSEIINKKYNDIKSKIITITGVKGKTSTSELINYILSDKYNVYLHNSNKGSITPTEVLNNLNNLKKDEKLSKYDYFIFEISLGLVSSKFGVITNILEEYSIAKNLRTAKVKLDTLKFVENCYILEELFKTYRNDIKSSDIKNLNLNLIDDKTPNLKIISKYPLKFEYITSEDDNHEINHIFEFDKKIFGLHHIQNSILSYEICKNMMNSDDIIKRIKSFELKNRMELIAKNILKNTNPGLNIKSISNSMLDFIETFENPIICIGGDFGCTCEEINAEKLFEQILNLFADSKDNIKYNKNDSIILYLSGELGNQLFDIWQNKKADYEQDGKHLIFKRINGKKIINKKDLIDLRLLNDKNNYLIIYRSSII